One window of the Tachypleus tridentatus isolate NWPU-2018 chromosome 10, ASM421037v1, whole genome shotgun sequence genome contains the following:
- the LOC143229084 gene encoding serine/threonine-protein kinase Pak-like, producing MTELRSIISEGDPNKKYTKISKIGQGCSGTVYSAIEIETGLEVIITQINLTQQIRKELLITELSVLQEKKHPNIVNYLDSYLVGDELWVLKGLEFLHVNNIIHRNIKSDNILLGKDWRIKLADFGLCAKISQELNKRISLVGTPQCMAPEIVTGKEYEPKVGIWSLGMTAIEVVDGNLPYYEEGPDVVLDLIATNGKPNIENEDNLSSVFKDFLDRCLEVDKDKRYTTSDLLKHPFMELAERWKLYNPSQ from the exons ttgttcAGGAACTGTGTATTCAGCAATAGAAATAGAGACAGGGTTGGAAGTGATTATTACGCAGATTAACCTCACTCAACAAATTAGAAAAGAACTTCTCATCACCGAGCTTTCAGTACTCCAGGAAAAGAAACATCCGAATATTGTGAACTACTTGGACAGCTACCTTGTTGGTGATGAACTCTGG GTTCTCAAGGGATTAGAGTTTCTGcatgttaacaatattattcacagaaatattaaaagtgataacattttaCTTGGAAAGGATTGGAGGATAAAACTTG CTGATTTTGGATTATGTGCCAAAATCTCCCAAGAACTGAACAAAAGAATATCTCTGGTTGGCACCCCTCAGTGTATGGCTCCAGAAATAGTAACGGGGAAAGAGTATGAGCCTAAGGTTGGCATATGGTCACTAGGTATGACAGCCATTGAAGTGGTCGATGGTAATCTTCCTTATTACGAAGAAGGTCCTGATGTG GTATTAGATTTAATAGCAACAAATGGGAAACCAAACATAGAAAATGAAGATAACCTATCTTCAGTCTTTAAAGATTTCCTGGATAGGTGCTTAGAAGTGGACAAAGATAAAAGATACACTACTTCTGATCTCTTAAAG CATCCTTTCATGGAACTAGCAGAACGGTGGAAACTTTACAACCCCTCACAGTGA